The region ATCTTCAGGAAAAACCTGTTGATGTTTATCATCCGTCTTTAGCATTTGCTTATGCATTTAAGGCTAAAGTACATTTGTTTAAACGTGAAATCGCACAGGCTCAGGCAGCAGCAGAAAAATCATTAAGTTACAACAATCAAATTTTTGATATGGTAGCTTATAACAAACAAGGAGGACCAACTGCAGTTGCTGTTCCGGCTGCCAATAATGTAGAAGTTTTGAGTTATATGTATATGACAGGGTATAATGAAATGAACTTTGGACAGCTTTATGTCATTAGCCCGGAATTGAGAACTTTATTTGGTACTAATGATGCACGTTTCAATTTATTTTTCAATACAACCAGTACAACAAATCTTGATCAAGGTTCAGGCACAGCTTATTGGGGAACACAATACACCAGGTTTTTCTATCCGACAGTGGGTATGAAAACAACAGAAGTGTATTTGATTTTGGCAGAATGTTATGCCAGAGATAATAAACTAAGCGAGGCAGTTGGCGTGTTAAATACCTTAAGAGCAAAACGTATTCTTTCGGGTACTGTCGATTTAACTGTTCCGGCTACCAGAAAAGAAACAATGCAATTAGTGATTAATGAAAGAAGAAAAGAATTGCTTTTAGGTTTTAACCGCTTTTTTGATTTGAAACGATTAAATACGGAAACAGAATACGCAAAAACGGTTACAAGAGTATTCCCAATCGTGAATAAAACGGTTCCTCAAAAAACATATACGTTACAGCCAAACTCTCGATTGTATATTATTCCATTTCCTTTGTCTGCTTTGCAAAAGAACCCAAAATTGACTTTAAATACAGACGAAAAACTTCCATTTTAATTGAGATGAAGAAATTATTTATAGTGCTAATCATGCTGTCTTTCGGACAGCATGATTTTGCTCAAACTCCAGAGAAAAAAGCCGACAGCACCAGCACGCAGCCAAAAGGCATGCAGGCTTATAACAAAGTTATCACAGATAAAGCCAAGAATAAAGCAGGTCTTTTTACGGTAAGTCAGGTAGATACCAAATATTATTTTCAAATTCCGGATAGCTTATTCAACAGGTATATGCTTGTGGTAACCCGATTTCTTTCTACTCCGGAAGGAATGGGCGTTTTTGGTGGAGAAAAAGCCAACGAACAGACTATTTATTTTGAAAAAGGAGCCAACAACACGGTTTATTTAAGATCACTGCAATACAGACAAGATGTTCGTTCTGCCGATTCAATGCTGGCAAAAGCATTGGCAGGAAGTAACGAAAATCCGATTGTAGCCGCTTTTCCGATTAAAACAACGAATCCTGATACAAAAGAAGTCGTAATCGATGTAACGGATGTTTTTAAGAAAGACAATCCAATGTTTGCTATTGACAGTAAAGAGAAAACAGAGAAAAAATTAACTTCTCTTGCAGACGACAAATCTTTTATTGAAAATATAGATACTTATCCAATCAATATTGAGGTAAAAACAACAAAAACTTATACCAGTTCTACAGCAAGCAGCGGCAATATAACATTACGTTTGAATACTTCAATTGTACTGCTTCCAAAAACGCCTATGCGTAAACGTTTTTTTGATGAAAGAGTGGGGTATTTTGCTAACAAATATGTTCTGTTTGATGATGATGAACAACGTGCTCAAACAAAATATATTATTCAGCGCTATCGTCTGGAGCCTAAAGATAAAGACATCAAAAAATACCTAAACGGCGAATTGGTTGAACCTAAAAAACAAATCGTTTATTATATCGATCCGGCAACACCAAAAAAATGGAGACCTTACTTAATTGCCGGAATCAACGATTGGCAGAAAGCTTTTGAAGCAGCAGGTTTTAAAAATGCTATTGTAGGGAAAGAATGGCCGGAAAATGATCCGACGATGAGTCTGGAAGATGCACGCTATTCGGTAGTACGTTATTATGCTTCTGAAACACCAAATGCTTACGGACCAAGAATTAGTGATCCAAGAAGTGGTGAAATTATTGAAAGTCACGTAGGCTGGTATCATAATGTGATGAAATTAGTGCAAAGATGGTATATGATTCAGGCCGGACCATTAGACGCAAGAGCCCGAAAAATGCATTTGGATGATGAATTAATGGGACAATTAATTCGTTTCGTTTCTTCTCACGAAATTGGTCATACAATTGGTCTTCGCCATAATATGGGGGCAAGCAGTACAACTCCGGTAGAAAAATTAAGAGATAAAAAATGGGTTGAAGCCAATGGACATACGGTTTCGATTATGGATTATGCCCGATTCAATTATGTAGCACAACCGGAAGATAATATCAGTCCAAAAGGAATTTATCCACGAATTGGAATCTACGATAAATGGGCCGTAAAATGGGGTTATGGTTATTATTCAAAAGCTAAAGATGAGTTTGAAGAAGAAAAAATTCTTGCCAAACTAACCACAGATAGTTTGACGGCTAATCCAAAATTATGGTTTGGTGGAGAAGGAAAAGACGAAGATCCAAGAAGTCAAAAAGAAGATATTGGCGACGATTCTGTTTTGGCAAGTGATTATGGAATTAAAAACCTAAAACGTGTAGTTCCAAATCTTATTGAATGGACATATCAGCCAAATGATGCTTATAATAATTTAGAAGATATGCATAAAGCGGTGGTATCGCAATATAGCCGCTATTTATATCACGTGCTAAAAAATATTGGAAGTAATTACATTACTAAACGTACTGTTGATGAAAAAGGAACAGTTTATCAACCGGTTCCAAAAGCAAAAGTAAAAGCAGCGATTGATTATGTAGGAAGACAATTGTTTGTAGCACCGCTTTGGATGTATCCTCAGGAAATCGATCAGCTTGTTGGTTTGAAAACTTCAGAGCAAATTTCAGATCAGCAGAATCAGGTGTTGAATATGTTGTTGAGTTCAGGAATGCTTTATAACATCAGTCAAAAAGCAATTCAGTTTGAAGGCGCTTATACGGTTCCGGAATTCTTAAACGATTTGCAGCAGACGGTTTGGGTAAAATTTAGCGGTGACGAAAAACAGGATTTTTACAGAAGAAGTTTACAGCGTGGTTACATTGAAAAAATGGGAATGTTGTTATTACCAAAAGAGACAGAACCTGGAAAAGCATTAAATGCTGCACAGAGAAGTGATGTGAGATTATACGGTAAACAACATTTGGTTAAAGTAAGAGCAGAGGTTGTCAAATTAATGAGTACTTCAACAGGAATAAACAAAGATCATTTCGAAGCAATTTTAATCGAAATTGACAAAATAAATACAAAATTAAATTCAACTACAACGATATGAAAAAATTATTAGTTATCGCATTCATTTTTATTAGTGGTTTCACTCAGGCGCAGGTAACTTCAAAAGAAGAAGTAACTCCGGAATTGGTTCAAAAAAGAGAAGAACAAAAAAAGGAAATTACAGCAAATTATCTAGCTTTAAAAAACAGTCTTATTACTTCTGATAGTCTTTCTGTTGTAAAAAACGCTGAAGCTTTAAAGAATTCTTTAAAGAACTTCAAATTTAAAAAGCTGACTTTAGATCAGATGAATGCAGCGACAACAACAAGAAAAG is a window of Flavobacterium crocinum DNA encoding:
- a CDS encoding zinc-dependent metalloprotease, which produces MKKLFIVLIMLSFGQHDFAQTPEKKADSTSTQPKGMQAYNKVITDKAKNKAGLFTVSQVDTKYYFQIPDSLFNRYMLVVTRFLSTPEGMGVFGGEKANEQTIYFEKGANNTVYLRSLQYRQDVRSADSMLAKALAGSNENPIVAAFPIKTTNPDTKEVVIDVTDVFKKDNPMFAIDSKEKTEKKLTSLADDKSFIENIDTYPINIEVKTTKTYTSSTASSGNITLRLNTSIVLLPKTPMRKRFFDERVGYFANKYVLFDDDEQRAQTKYIIQRYRLEPKDKDIKKYLNGELVEPKKQIVYYIDPATPKKWRPYLIAGINDWQKAFEAAGFKNAIVGKEWPENDPTMSLEDARYSVVRYYASETPNAYGPRISDPRSGEIIESHVGWYHNVMKLVQRWYMIQAGPLDARARKMHLDDELMGQLIRFVSSHEIGHTIGLRHNMGASSTTPVEKLRDKKWVEANGHTVSIMDYARFNYVAQPEDNISPKGIYPRIGIYDKWAVKWGYGYYSKAKDEFEEEKILAKLTTDSLTANPKLWFGGEGKDEDPRSQKEDIGDDSVLASDYGIKNLKRVVPNLIEWTYQPNDAYNNLEDMHKAVVSQYSRYLYHVLKNIGSNYITKRTVDEKGTVYQPVPKAKVKAAIDYVGRQLFVAPLWMYPQEIDQLVGLKTSEQISDQQNQVLNMLLSSGMLYNISQKAIQFEGAYTVPEFLNDLQQTVWVKFSGDEKQDFYRRSLQRGYIEKMGMLLLPKETEPGKALNAAQRSDVRLYGKQHLVKVRAEVVKLMSTSTGINKDHFEAILIEIDKINTKLNSTTTI
- a CDS encoding DUF3347 domain-containing protein; translated protein: MKKLLVIAFIFISGFTQAQVTSKEEVTPELVQKREEQKKEITANYLALKNSLITSDSLSVVKNAEALKNSLKNFKFKKLTLDQMNAATTTRKAISDLAAEMAATKNINKQRKIFETLSVKYWDVASKFKAADATLYLQACPMTGAVWTSDSKEIKNPYYPKNMLTCGEVKASL
- a CDS encoding RagB/SusD family nutrient uptake outer membrane protein, whose product is MKKIYITLLSLMMLTVSSCDDYTDITPKGALVIETPQQFLELVSLPGRGYPINNFQYLSDDQWMREANVIGRTPNIDILNFTFDESVDRVSLLTGSSFYNQAYSYINRWNTIISLVDNSKGDENIKRLAKAEAKIYRAYDHFLLVNTYAKGYDPNTAATDGGICIMDKFDLEAQPSKSTVAQVYDFIQRDIEDALPYLQEKPVDVYHPSLAFAYAFKAKVHLFKREIAQAQAAAEKSLSYNNQIFDMVAYNKQGGPTAVAVPAANNVEVLSYMYMTGYNEMNFGQLYVISPELRTLFGTNDARFNLFFNTTSTTNLDQGSGTAYWGTQYTRFFYPTVGMKTTEVYLILAECYARDNKLSEAVGVLNTLRAKRILSGTVDLTVPATRKETMQLVINERRKELLLGFNRFFDLKRLNTETEYAKTVTRVFPIVNKTVPQKTYTLQPNSRLYIIPFPLSALQKNPKLTLNTDEKLPF